ATAATAAGATTGTCTCCTGTTGTAATTTTCCCAACAACTGCAGAGTTAATTCCTTTTTCTCTAAAAAGAGATACTAATTCTTCACCTCTTGGAGTTGTAATTATCATAGAACCACTTGATATAAGCTTATATGGATCTAAATTAAATATTTTTGATATTTTCTTTGTTTGATTTTTTATTGGAATTTTATCCTCTTCAACTACAACTGAAAGTTCACTTGCCTCGCCAACTTCCCAAATTGCTCCAAGTATTCCCCCCTCTGTTGCGTCATGCATAGAATTAACACCAAACTCTGCTGCTATAAGTCCTGTTTCAACAACGCTTATACTTTGAAGCATTGATTTAATCCCCTCTAACTCCTCTTCACTAAAATGCTTTAAAAGAGTATCATACTTATCTGAGGCAATAATTACTGTTCCCTCAAGTCCAGCATAACCAGTAACTACTATATCATCATTAATCTTTGCCCCTTTTGTACTTACAATATCACGTCCTTTGCCTATTGCTGTAATAGATACTATCATTTTATTTACTGCATCAGTAATTTCTGTATGCCCTCCAAGAACAGATACTGAAAGGGATTTACAAGTAGTTACTACATCATCCATAACATTTTTTATATCTTCTAATTCACATGTAGGAGGTGCAAGAATAGTTACCATAACCCCAATCGGTTTAACCCCAGCAGATGCTATATCATTACAAGAAATATGTACAGATAATGCCCCTATGTTATTTGACGCCCCTGTAATTGGGTCAGTTGTTATAACACATTTTTCATCACCAAAGTCAACAATAGAACAATCTTCTCCAACTCCAGGACCTACAAGAACATCTTTACTATTTATATTTATCTTTGAAAGAATTTCATTCTTTAAAATATCATTAGGTAGCTTTCCTATTTTCATACATAATACCTCCAATCTAATTATATTATAAGTTAAAGACTATGTTTTTCAAAGAAATACCTAAGTTTATGCACAATTCTAGCATTTACTTCATAGAATATTATGAGATCCTATTAAAATTTTAGGTGGTGAACTTAATTGTATTATCCTCTTAATGAAAATATATCTTCAAAGCTTGAGGACATGGCACTTAATCTATGTTATTCATCAACAAGATGTACAGAATGGGCACTTCTTTATTCAGGTATAGGTATATATAATCATGTATCTAGCAAAGAGATGAAGCGTATGTTTTCTCACTTTAAAG
The nucleotide sequence above comes from Clostridium cylindrosporum DSM 605. Encoded proteins:
- a CDS encoding AIR synthase family protein; protein product: MKIGKLPNDILKNEILSKININSKDVLVGPGVGEDCSIVDFGDEKCVITTDPITGASNNIGALSVHISCNDIASAGVKPIGVMVTILAPPTCELEDIKNVMDDVVTTCKSLSVSVLGGHTEITDAVNKMIVSITAIGKGRDIVSTKGAKINDDIVVTGYAGLEGTVIIASDKYDTLLKHFSEEELEGIKSMLQSISVVETGLIAAEFGVNSMHDATEGGILGAIWEVGEASELSVVVEEDKIPIKNQTKKISKIFNLDPYKLISSGSMIITTPRGEELVSLFREKGINSAVVGKITTGDNLIIKDNNKMKLTQPESDEIYKI